One region of Caldanaerovirga acetigignens genomic DNA includes:
- a CDS encoding ATPase — translation MEGMEELIERIESGTQKLILDYTVRKRIKDSLEEEKANKIRQLERLKEEIDLLEKVRILLQKTSDYAREQVKQQIEMLVTRCLQFIFGENIEFKIELSEVRGRPEAEFYVVSSYGDTRVITKPQDARGGGIVDVISLALRIAIIQCSNTYVNGPIILDEPAKHVSSEYIANVAYFLKQISKVFKRQIIMVTHNQFLSEIADLAYKVEIKDGESVVTVCSSKENA, via the coding sequence ATGGAGGGAATGGAAGAATTAATCGAAAGAATAGAAAGTGGAACCCAAAAACTTATACTGGACTACACGGTAAGGAAAAGAATTAAGGACAGTTTGGAGGAAGAAAAGGCTAATAAAATAAGACAGCTTGAAAGGTTAAAAGAAGAAATCGATTTACTGGAAAAGGTGAGGATTTTACTCCAAAAGACCTCTGATTACGCTCGAGAACAGGTAAAGCAACAAATCGAAATGTTGGTAACGCGCTGTTTGCAATTCATTTTTGGAGAAAATATAGAATTTAAAATAGAACTCAGCGAAGTTCGAGGAAGACCAGAAGCTGAATTTTACGTGGTTTCATCTTATGGAGATACCCGCGTAATAACAAAACCGCAAGATGCAAGGGGCGGCGGAATCGTCGATGTAATTTCTTTAGCTTTGAGAATTGCAATAATACAATGCAGCAACACCTATGTAAACGGCCCCATCATTCTTGACGAACCGGCAAAGCATGTAAGCAGTGAATACATAGCTAACGTTGCATATTTTTTAAAACAGATTAGTAAAGTTTTCAAAAGACAGATAATAATGGTCACCCATAACCAATTTTTGAGCGAAATTGCTGACTTAGCTTACAAAGTCGAAATAAAAGACGGAGAAAGCGTCGTAACAGTTTGCAGTTCTAAAGAAAATGCTTAA
- a CDS encoding AAA family ATPase, which yields MGFIKKLKINNFQSHKNTEITFDEGLTVILGPTDQGKSAIIRALKWVLYNEPRGTDFISVGSNLCRVTLEMDDGTVITRERSNNKNRYILIKNGKEQIFEGFGNVVPVEITKGHGIPKIYLDKDSTCTVNLAEQLDGPFLLSENAGVRARVLGRLIGIHIIDAAQRLTINDLSNAEQQSKTIKGEIEEINLKLQDYEDLPLLKQKIDTLQSIVKELREKALLYKKLTTIKDIFSSCNAEIKTLQATLKKLETVSQAEFLVEKIDFAIKVKTNLIDRKLRLKSIENEINKEQNNIVKTEKLEEASYYHNRAYEFYLRLKKLLAAKEIIVKMDGEISTFKKVLEKTRDLNHTVLLVNQLERSCEKLSELKKAKEMKSKVESQINRLNLELEKFKSIEKLDDFINEASSLNQKLSSLISYKHALNEVEASITKGRAFIMQNNKDLTSLASKYAELLRKLSKCPTCMNSIDDARADQIAAEILKSGG from the coding sequence TTGGGTTTTATAAAAAAACTTAAAATTAATAACTTCCAATCCCATAAAAATACAGAAATTACTTTTGACGAAGGTTTAACGGTGATATTAGGTCCCACTGATCAGGGAAAGAGCGCCATAATAAGGGCTCTCAAATGGGTTTTGTATAACGAACCACGTGGTACAGACTTTATATCTGTGGGTAGCAATTTATGTCGCGTAACGCTTGAAATGGATGACGGAACGGTTATAACAAGGGAAAGATCAAACAATAAAAATAGATATATATTAATAAAAAACGGCAAAGAACAAATATTTGAAGGTTTTGGAAATGTGGTTCCGGTAGAAATCACTAAGGGTCACGGTATACCTAAAATATACTTGGACAAAGATTCGACCTGCACTGTTAATTTAGCCGAACAACTAGACGGTCCTTTTTTGTTATCGGAAAATGCCGGTGTAAGAGCTAGAGTGCTCGGCAGGCTTATAGGAATTCATATTATAGACGCCGCTCAAAGATTGACAATCAACGACCTTTCGAATGCCGAACAACAGAGCAAAACGATTAAAGGTGAGATAGAAGAAATAAATCTAAAACTGCAAGATTACGAAGACTTACCTTTATTGAAACAGAAAATAGATACACTCCAAAGTATCGTTAAAGAACTTAGAGAAAAAGCTCTGTTGTATAAAAAATTAACAACTATAAAAGACATTTTTTCTTCGTGCAACGCAGAAATAAAAACTTTGCAAGCAACTTTGAAAAAACTGGAAACTGTTTCGCAAGCAGAATTCCTTGTGGAAAAGATCGATTTCGCTATAAAGGTAAAAACCAATCTCATCGATCGCAAGCTAAGGTTAAAATCTATTGAAAACGAAATAAATAAGGAACAAAACAACATCGTAAAGACCGAAAAGTTAGAAGAAGCCTCCTATTACCACAATCGGGCTTACGAGTTTTATCTTCGGTTGAAAAAATTGCTAGCAGCAAAAGAAATTATCGTAAAAATGGATGGCGAAATATCGACATTTAAAAAAGTCTTGGAAAAAACCAGGGATTTAAATCATACAGTTTTGTTGGTCAACCAATTAGAGAGAAGCTGCGAAAAACTCTCCGAACTAAAAAAGGCGAAAGAAATGAAAAGCAAAGTAGAGAGTCAAATAAACCGATTAAATCTTGAACTGGAAAAATTTAAATCTATTGAAAAGCTCGATGACTTCATAAATGAAGCAAGTTCACTGAATCAAAAACTATCCAGTCTTATTTCATATAAGCATGCTTTAAACGAAGTCGAAGCTTCTATCACTAAAGGGCGGGCTTTTATCATGCAAAATAATAAAGACCTAACATCACTCGCATCAAAATATGCTGAACTTCTAAGAAAACTTTCAAAGTGCCCCACTTGTATGAATTCCATAGATGATGCTAGAGCTGACCAGATAGCGGCCGAAATATTAAAAAGCGGGGGATGA
- a CDS encoding metallophosphoesterase family protein yields MRFLFFTDTHIRGTGPQSRTDNFYETLRVKIRELINIAHEENVDVVLHGGDIFDRPDVSPSLVRDFVVLMKDLKPPLYAIAGNHDIYGQNPSTISRTMLGILDSAGIIKLINPGEKIFFNDRGIKIQLTGQHFFYGIDSENQRLAYCIKKDEDIDFAIHLVHGMLLDKPFIPGVSHTLIEDILATEADITLSGHYHAGFGIINIENKYFINPGSIARIDGTLSELMRIPAVILLNVTKDGIEVQKRILKCARPGHEVFDRKKLEENSFREQKLAEFVQVINSTGEYNFTNITAIVEQLTKKQNMDARIVKEALCRIGKAQEMLSQKDGSDIYGVS; encoded by the coding sequence ATGCGTTTCTTGTTTTTCACCGACACTCACATAAGGGGTACCGGACCTCAAAGCCGTACGGATAATTTTTACGAAACTTTGCGCGTAAAAATACGTGAATTGATTAATATCGCTCACGAGGAGAACGTTGATGTAGTGCTTCATGGAGGTGATATTTTCGACAGACCCGATGTATCGCCATCTTTAGTAAGAGATTTTGTAGTTTTAATGAAAGACCTAAAACCACCTTTATATGCTATAGCTGGCAATCACGATATATACGGCCAAAACCCTTCTACTATAAGCCGCACTATGTTAGGCATTCTAGATTCTGCTGGTATTATTAAACTGATAAATCCCGGCGAAAAAATATTTTTCAACGATAGAGGAATCAAAATTCAACTAACGGGACAACACTTTTTTTATGGAATAGATTCAGAAAATCAAAGGCTCGCCTATTGTATCAAAAAAGATGAAGATATTGATTTCGCAATACACTTAGTTCACGGAATGCTTCTCGATAAACCATTTATCCCGGGGGTTTCTCATACGCTGATAGAAGATATTTTGGCAACGGAAGCCGACATAACACTAAGTGGCCACTATCACGCAGGATTCGGCATCATAAACATTGAAAACAAATATTTTATAAACCCGGGGAGTATTGCACGCATTGATGGCACCCTGTCCGAACTGATGCGAATACCGGCGGTAATTTTGTTAAACGTCACAAAAGATGGGATCGAGGTACAAAAGAGAATTTTAAAATGCGCTCGCCCGGGACATGAAGTTTTTGATCGAAAAAAACTGGAAGAGAACTCTTTCAGGGAACAAAAGCTAGCGGAGTTTGTCCAAGTTATAAATTCTACCGGCGAATACAATTTTACAAACATTACCGCTATTGTGGAACAGTTAACAAAAAAACAAAATATGGACGCCAGAATAGTTAAAGAAGCTCTGTGCAGAATAGGGAAAGCCCAAGAGATGCTTTCACAAAAAGATGGCAGCGATATTTACGGGGTGAGCTAA
- the recA gene encoding recombinase RecA produces the protein MLEKQKALEMALAQIERQFGKGSIMRLGEAQSKFSVEVIPTGALSLDIALGVGGVPRGRIIEIFGPESSGKTTVALHIIAEAQKAGGTAAFIDAEHALDPVYARKLGVDTDNLLISQPDTGEQALEIAEALVRSGAVDVIVIDSVAALVPKAELEGEMGEAHVGLQARLMSQALRKLAGSISKSKTVAIFINQLREKVGVMFGNPETTPGGRALKFYASVRMEVRKISVIKEGDEVIGSRASVKIVKNKVAPPFKSAEFDIMHGEGISREGCVLDFATEAGIIQKSGAWYSYEKERIGQGRENAKQYLKEHPELLNAIELKVKEKYNLIKSDTNKANDSKEGTS, from the coding sequence TTGTTGGAAAAACAGAAGGCTTTGGAAATGGCTTTGGCCCAGATTGAACGGCAATTCGGAAAAGGGTCCATAATGAGGTTGGGCGAAGCCCAGTCTAAATTCAGCGTCGAGGTCATACCTACCGGTGCCCTTTCTTTGGACATTGCCCTGGGAGTTGGTGGGGTGCCAAGGGGAAGAATCATCGAGATATTCGGGCCGGAATCCTCTGGAAAAACCACCGTGGCTTTACATATCATTGCCGAAGCGCAAAAAGCCGGTGGAACCGCAGCATTTATAGACGCAGAGCACGCATTAGATCCGGTCTATGCCCGCAAATTGGGAGTCGATACGGATAACCTACTCATTTCCCAGCCGGACACAGGAGAGCAAGCTTTGGAAATAGCCGAAGCCCTGGTAAGAAGCGGTGCCGTAGACGTGATTGTAATAGACTCCGTCGCCGCTTTAGTACCGAAAGCAGAACTGGAAGGCGAAATGGGCGAAGCCCACGTAGGATTGCAAGCCAGGTTGATGTCACAGGCCTTGAGGAAATTAGCCGGTTCCATAAGTAAGTCAAAAACGGTAGCCATATTTATAAACCAGCTGAGAGAAAAAGTGGGAGTCATGTTCGGCAATCCGGAAACTACACCAGGAGGAAGAGCGTTGAAATTTTACGCCTCGGTGCGGATGGAAGTTCGAAAAATCAGCGTTATCAAGGAAGGCGACGAAGTTATAGGTAGCCGAGCTTCGGTAAAAATTGTTAAAAATAAAGTGGCTCCGCCTTTTAAAAGTGCCGAGTTCGATATAATGCACGGGGAAGGAATATCAAGGGAAGGTTGCGTTTTAGATTTTGCCACCGAAGCGGGCATAATACAAAAAAGCGGCGCATGGTATTCTTATGAAAAGGAACGCATCGGGCAAGGTCGCGAAAACGCCAAACAGTATTTAAAGGAACACCCTGAACTTTTGAATGCCATAGAGCTTAAGGTAAAGGAAAAATATAATCTTATAAAATCTGATACTAACAAAGCGAATGACAGTAAAGAAGGGACATCATGA
- the thpR gene encoding RNA 2',3'-cyclic phosphodiesterase → METVRCFISIELDPVTRNCVSQFVNNLKFMRGIKWVSEENYHITLAFLGELSISKLPLVCDALEKISLRRGPFVLNLYGSGFFPNENNPKVFWIGIQKSEELYSLKRDIDESLRSLNIDFDAKPFSPHLTIGRIKSTVDTTLLLRKRDFSASFLVKEIYFMKSQLFKNGPVYTEIYRTDLKDNV, encoded by the coding sequence TTGGAAACCGTAAGATGTTTTATTTCCATAGAACTTGACCCCGTTACCAGAAATTGTGTTTCCCAATTTGTGAATAACTTAAAATTTATGAGGGGTATAAAATGGGTTAGCGAAGAAAATTATCACATAACTCTGGCCTTCTTGGGTGAACTTTCGATAAGCAAACTGCCTCTTGTCTGTGATGCGTTGGAAAAAATATCTTTACGTCGTGGTCCATTCGTGCTGAACCTGTACGGTTCAGGTTTTTTCCCTAATGAAAATAATCCAAAAGTATTCTGGATAGGGATACAAAAAAGCGAGGAACTTTACAGCTTAAAACGCGATATAGATGAATCCTTGCGATCTTTAAACATTGATTTTGATGCTAAACCATTTTCTCCGCACCTTACAATAGGGAGAATTAAGTCCACTGTGGATACAACACTTCTCCTGCGCAAAAGAGATTTCTCAGCATCTTTTTTAGTAAAAGAAATTTACTTCATGAAAAGCCAATTGTTTAAAAACGGACCGGTATATACGGAAATTTACAGGACCGACCTGAAAGATAATGTTTGA
- a CDS encoding competence/damage-inducible protein A translates to MKSEIISVGTELLLGQIVNTNAQIISQELQKIGVDVYYHTVVGDNKKRLMEVFHTAWNRSEVIILTGGLGPTQDDLTKETIAEYLNIPLVLDEESLNRIREYFQKRQKEMPINNMKQAMLPKGSKAIPNQKGTAPGVILEKDGKTIIMLPGPPFEMEPMLKDYVVPLLSKKTSAVILSRVLKFYGIGESTLEEKIKDLMENQTNPTIAPLAKMGEVTLRITAKAGSAKEAMSLIAPIESQIRQRVGEYLYAFDDEKIEDVVARLLLEQNKTLAIAESCTGGLVSHKLTEVPGISKSLDRAIVSYSNRAKQEILFVRSETLEKYGAVSEQTAIEMAEGVKRISKTDIGLSITGIAGPSGGSTEKPVGLVYIAYTDSSGCFVEKHFFSGNRSEIKERAANAALHLLRKNLLKYHEEDEVWKP, encoded by the coding sequence ATGAAATCGGAAATAATTAGCGTGGGTACTGAACTTTTATTAGGTCAAATAGTCAATACTAACGCACAAATAATTTCTCAGGAACTGCAGAAAATCGGGGTAGACGTATATTACCATACAGTGGTCGGAGATAACAAAAAACGTTTGATGGAAGTTTTTCACACTGCATGGAATCGCTCTGAAGTTATCATCTTGACAGGCGGATTGGGTCCGACCCAAGACGACCTAACTAAAGAGACGATAGCCGAATATTTAAACATTCCGCTCGTATTAGATGAGGAGAGCCTAAATAGAATACGGGAATATTTTCAAAAAAGGCAAAAGGAGATGCCAATAAACAACATGAAGCAGGCCATGCTGCCAAAAGGTTCAAAGGCCATTCCGAATCAAAAAGGTACTGCTCCGGGAGTTATTTTGGAAAAAGATGGAAAAACGATCATTATGCTCCCGGGGCCTCCATTCGAAATGGAACCCATGCTTAAAGATTATGTAGTCCCTTTACTGTCGAAAAAAACTTCCGCGGTAATACTCTCTAGGGTACTGAAATTTTACGGGATAGGAGAATCAACGCTGGAAGAAAAAATCAAAGATTTAATGGAAAATCAAACCAATCCAACGATAGCCCCTCTGGCAAAAATGGGAGAGGTAACTTTAAGGATCACAGCAAAAGCAGGCAGTGCAAAAGAAGCCATGAGTTTAATTGCCCCTATAGAATCTCAAATAAGACAAAGAGTTGGTGAATATCTTTACGCTTTCGATGACGAAAAAATAGAAGATGTGGTCGCCCGGTTGTTGCTAGAACAAAATAAAACATTGGCGATTGCCGAGTCCTGCACGGGTGGCCTTGTGTCCCATAAATTGACTGAAGTTCCCGGCATCTCAAAGAGTCTTGACAGAGCAATAGTATCCTACAGCAATAGAGCTAAACAGGAGATTCTTTTTGTTAGAAGCGAAACTCTAGAAAAATACGGTGCGGTAAGCGAGCAAACAGCAATTGAAATGGCAGAAGGCGTAAAGAGGATTTCTAAAACGGACATTGGCCTTTCGATAACAGGGATTGCCGGGCCTTCAGGTGGTTCAACAGAAAAACCTGTTGGTCTCGTATATATTGCCTATACGGACTCTTCCGGTTGTTTCGTGGAAAAGCACTTTTTCTCCGGCAACAGATCCGAAATAAAGGAAAGGGCTGCTAATGCCGCACTGCACCTTTTGAGAAAAAATCTTTTAAAATATCATGAGGAGGACGAAGTTTGGAAACCGTAA
- a CDS encoding AAA family ATPase codes for MPFEIIIGVILAVMIFLFANGINALPLAVIGLLAYVLQNYVDKSSIIKNSAKPADVGKAITFEDIGGQETAKNELLEALDFIKNYDEISKMGIRPLKGILLTGAPGTGKTLLAKAASNYIDSAFISVSGSEFIELYAGVGAQRVRQLFKTARELARKNSKKHCVIFIDEIEVIAGVRGKNSNHLEYDQTLNQLLVEMDGLSAKDDDVKILVIGATNRPDILDPAILRPGRFDRIVKVDLPDKDGRLEILKLHTKGKLLAEDVDLEQIAKETFGFSGAHLENLCNEAAILARRAGEKVIRQCHFMEAIDKVIMGEKLKRKPTKAEMKRIAVHECGHALISEFFKPNSVSTITITSRGEALGYMRQKQEEDIYLYTRNHLETEIAIALAGAAAEEVILGESSTGASGDIDHAVELAKKIVFSGMSEMGIVDRDSIPLKELHREISKIINAQKEKAKEIIEKHKEDLNLIIDYLMENEKIDGETFRRFLKDLKNFKVA; via the coding sequence TTGCCCTTTGAAATAATAATTGGCGTCATCCTGGCAGTCATGATATTTCTTTTTGCAAACGGAATAAATGCATTGCCTTTGGCTGTGATAGGGCTTCTTGCGTACGTGCTGCAAAATTACGTGGATAAATCAAGTATTATTAAAAATTCGGCAAAACCTGCTGATGTCGGTAAAGCAATAACATTTGAAGATATTGGAGGTCAAGAGACTGCAAAGAACGAACTGTTAGAAGCACTGGATTTTATAAAAAATTATGATGAAATTAGTAAAATGGGTATAAGACCATTGAAGGGCATCCTTCTCACAGGTGCTCCTGGTACGGGAAAGACTTTACTGGCCAAAGCTGCATCTAATTATATCGATTCTGCTTTTATTTCAGTTTCGGGGAGCGAATTCATAGAGTTATACGCAGGAGTAGGTGCTCAAAGGGTAAGGCAGTTATTCAAAACAGCTAGGGAACTCGCCCGAAAGAATTCCAAAAAGCATTGCGTAATTTTTATCGATGAAATTGAAGTCATAGCAGGTGTCAGAGGGAAAAACAGCAATCATTTGGAATATGATCAGACTTTAAACCAATTGTTGGTAGAAATGGATGGACTGTCGGCTAAAGATGATGATGTGAAAATATTAGTAATCGGCGCCACAAACAGGCCGGATATTTTAGACCCGGCTATTTTAAGGCCCGGAAGATTTGACCGAATAGTAAAAGTTGACCTTCCCGATAAAGATGGGAGACTCGAGATTTTAAAACTGCATACTAAAGGCAAGCTCCTCGCTGAAGATGTAGATTTGGAGCAAATAGCAAAGGAAACATTTGGATTTTCCGGTGCCCATCTAGAAAATCTTTGTAATGAAGCAGCTATCCTCGCAAGACGTGCGGGAGAAAAAGTAATAAGACAATGCCATTTTATGGAAGCTATCGATAAGGTGATAATGGGCGAAAAATTGAAAAGGAAACCCACAAAAGCTGAAATGAAACGCATCGCAGTTCACGAATGCGGCCACGCTCTAATCAGCGAATTTTTCAAGCCTAATTCGGTATCTACCATAACGATAACGTCGCGAGGAGAAGCTCTAGGTTATATGCGTCAAAAACAAGAAGAAGATATATATCTTTATACTAGAAACCATTTGGAAACAGAAATAGCTATTGCGCTGGCTGGAGCAGCTGCTGAAGAAGTAATCTTAGGCGAAAGCAGCACAGGCGCCTCGGGAGACATTGACCATGCAGTTGAACTGGCCAAAAAAATAGTATTTTCAGGAATGTCTGAAATGGGTATCGTTGATAGAGATTCAATACCTTTAAAAGAGCTTCATCGGGAAATTTCAAAGATAATAAATGCTCAAAAAGAAAAAGCTAAGGAAATTATAGAAAAGCACAAAGAAGACCTAAATCTTATTATCGATTATCTTATGGAAAACGAAAAAATAGACGGCGAGACCTTTAGAAGATTTTTAAAGGACCTAAAAAATTTTAAAGTAGCTTAA
- the rimO gene encoding 30S ribosomal protein S12 methylthiotransferase RimO, with amino-acid sequence MEVKVALVSLGCDKNLVDSEYMLGSLLEKGYSITGEIGDADIIIINTCGFINSAKEESINTILEMAEYKKRGKCKLLIATGCLSQRYGDQLLKEIPELDAVIGTGDFLKLPDLIEQVKVSRLNITRNKTVIDYDIKKRVNTLKYVSYVKIAEGCNNRCSYCAIPLIKGPYKSRPMDSIKEEVEFLVSRGIKEINIVAQDTTSYGIDMYGKPSLPELLKKLTDVQGEFWIRVLYAYPTHINDELLEIISCSPKIAKYLDIPLQHISDRILRLMNRPTNSEQIKKLIEKVRNVVPDIALRTTFIVGFPTETESDFRELINFIKTYHFDRVGAFKYSREEGTCAATLRPQVPEKIKKKRFDTLMRVQQDISKNKNEKLVGSILTVLAENYDSKRKLFIGRSQKDAPEVDGTVIFTADKCEPGQFCKVKVTKAFEYDLYGEAVQIL; translated from the coding sequence GTGGAGGTCAAAGTTGCATTAGTATCGTTAGGATGTGATAAGAACCTTGTCGATTCAGAATATATGCTCGGAAGTTTATTGGAAAAAGGTTATTCAATAACTGGCGAGATTGGAGATGCCGATATCATAATAATCAATACTTGCGGTTTTATAAACTCGGCAAAAGAAGAGTCGATAAATACCATACTCGAAATGGCCGAATATAAAAAGAGGGGCAAATGTAAACTACTGATAGCTACTGGTTGTTTGTCGCAACGCTACGGAGACCAGCTTTTGAAAGAAATACCGGAACTCGATGCAGTAATCGGGACAGGTGACTTTTTGAAATTGCCGGATTTGATAGAACAGGTTAAAGTATCGAGATTAAATATAACTCGCAATAAAACAGTAATCGATTACGATATTAAAAAAAGAGTAAATACATTAAAATATGTTTCTTATGTCAAAATAGCGGAAGGATGTAATAATCGTTGCTCTTATTGCGCCATACCGCTGATAAAAGGCCCATATAAAAGCAGACCTATGGATTCGATAAAAGAAGAAGTAGAATTTCTTGTATCCCGCGGAATAAAAGAAATAAATATAGTAGCTCAAGATACCACGAGCTACGGCATAGATATGTACGGTAAACCATCGCTCCCAGAACTCTTAAAAAAACTGACGGATGTACAAGGCGAATTTTGGATAAGGGTATTATATGCATATCCGACTCACATAAACGATGAACTTCTGGAAATAATTTCCTGCAGCCCCAAAATAGCAAAATATTTGGATATCCCTTTGCAACATATAAGCGATAGGATTTTAAGGCTAATGAATAGGCCCACAAATTCCGAGCAAATTAAAAAACTCATAGAGAAGGTGAGAAATGTTGTACCTGATATCGCACTGAGAACTACTTTTATAGTTGGATTTCCTACAGAAACCGAATCGGATTTTAGAGAACTTATCAATTTCATCAAAACATATCATTTTGACCGGGTCGGCGCTTTTAAATATTCCAGAGAAGAAGGAACTTGCGCAGCCACTTTAAGACCGCAGGTGCCTGAAAAAATCAAGAAAAAAAGATTCGACACACTGATGAGAGTTCAGCAGGATATCTCAAAAAATAAAAACGAGAAATTAGTGGGATCAATATTGACTGTACTTGCCGAAAATTACGATTCAAAAAGAAAATTATTCATCGGCCGCTCGCAGAAAGACGCACCAGAAGTCGACGGCACAGTAATTTTTACCGCAGATAAGTGCGAACCCGGCCAATTTTGCAAGGTTAAAGTTACCAAGGCTTTTGAATACGACCTATATGGTGAAGCTGTGCAAATTCTTTAA
- a CDS encoding helix-turn-helix domain-containing protein: protein MNLDDVKNPKELGDYLKNLRLKKNISLEEINRETKIRIKYLNAIEEGNFDAIPGGEVYLKGFLKNYADAVGIDSNEILKKYKEISAPKSQEFQQDNTAVEKDRRLIIDEERPKSKVPKIPLLLVGLVFVIALTTLSFLKTQSDTSLKPPKTTVNSDLPSENDTSPTLETEEERNEELLNQITLASDDGRNITYTVSGNSINVKFEVINDRCWIRVNSDGIVTFEGTLNKGESKSFESKNKVTIKIGNPPVVKVTLNGKEIEIPGNYPKTLLIMRNQ from the coding sequence ATGAACCTCGATGATGTAAAAAATCCGAAAGAACTCGGAGATTATTTAAAGAATTTGCGCCTTAAAAAAAATATATCGCTCGAAGAAATTAACCGAGAAACAAAAATCAGAATTAAGTACTTGAACGCCATCGAAGAAGGAAATTTCGATGCCATTCCTGGGGGAGAAGTCTATTTAAAGGGGTTTCTGAAAAATTACGCCGACGCGGTAGGTATTGATTCGAATGAAATTCTAAAAAAATACAAAGAAATTTCAGCTCCCAAATCGCAGGAATTTCAACAAGATAACACAGCGGTAGAAAAAGACCGAAGACTTATTATCGATGAAGAAAGGCCTAAATCCAAGGTACCAAAAATACCTTTATTGTTGGTAGGACTTGTTTTCGTTATTGCATTGACAACACTTTCGTTTTTAAAAACGCAATCGGATACATCCTTAAAGCCGCCCAAAACAACCGTCAATAGTGATTTACCTTCAGAAAACGATACAAGCCCCACTTTAGAAACCGAAGAAGAAAGAAATGAAGAATTATTAAACCAAATCACTTTAGCGAGCGATGATGGCCGGAATATAACTTATACGGTGTCAGGAAATTCAATTAATGTTAAATTTGAAGTAATAAATGATAGGTGCTGGATAAGGGTAAACTCGGACGGTATCGTCACATTTGAAGGCACTCTCAATAAAGGAGAATCAAAGTCGTTCGAATCAAAAAACAAGGTGACAATAAAAATAGGAAACCCTCCTGTAGTTAAAGTTACATTAAACGGAAAAGAAATAGAAATTCCCGGAAATTATCCAAAAACTCTCTTAATAATGAGGAATCAATAA